A segment of the Eptesicus fuscus isolate TK198812 chromosome 9, DD_ASM_mEF_20220401, whole genome shotgun sequence genome:
GGAGGGCACACATGGGGGGTGGTCAGGAGGTAGAAACAGCAggactggggaggagggtgggcaatcagggggaaagggaattgggagggagagggcaggagctCATGTGAAGATAATCTGAGGCTGAAGGACAGCAGGACAGTGGAATCAGCACAAATGAGGAAGGCTGTGGCTCCGATGGGCAGGTCACTAGAGAGGCCAATGGGGACCAGAAGTGGATGCTGCTATTGACAAAAATAACCCCACGAGGCAGGTATTATTATTAGTCCCTGTAGAGGACACaagggacactgaggctcagagaggggaaacGATTTGCCCCAGTTCACACACATTGCGGCTGGGCCGTAGGTAAGGCTTGAACCAGGCCTGTGGATGGCAGAGCTGAGTTCTTCCCCCCAGCCATAGTGGCCGCACCTAGTACCTGCCTCGGCCCGCAGCCTCATCTCTCAGCATGTGAAGCCCTCTCCAaactccctcctcaccccctccccgGCTGAATGACTCCATTTTCCTGAATAGTCCAGGCCTAGTTCACCTCGGCTGTCATAAATGTAGCATCTTCTGTAAGAAGTGGCCtttacccccaccccttccctaagAAAATGCCCACCCATTCTCCAGAACTGGGCACTGGCATGCCCTTCCGTGGGAAACCTTCCTGAACGGCTCTGCCCCTGGACTGGGGGAGGCGCCCCTCCATTCTCCACCCTgacctcccctcccactcccctgaACACCCTGCATTGCCACTGGGTGGGACCCCTCCTCAAGGACCGTGCTGGGTCTACAGACCCGCCCCAGCATAGGGCCCACAGACCCGCCCCAGCATAGGGCCCGGCCCAGAGCAGTTGTCAGGGAGTGTATGTGGTTGGGAATGAATGCAGGACCCAGCTGGCTGTGGGTCAAAAGTGAGTGCCCAGGGAGGGGACTGATCTCTTATCTGCCAGGGCTGTCTTGAGCCTTAACTGATTAGGCCTTAATTTACAGGTGAGAAGATGAGCCTGACAAAAGTTCCTGGGTTACTCAGTAACCCCGCTTTCTTTAAAAGCCCCGCTGTTTCCCTTTGGCATCCAGAACCAGCCACTCCTCTCTCGGGCACGGCTGCCATGAACACCTTCCCTCTCGCCGCACTGTGCCTCCTGGGAACCTGGGCTGCCCTGGCCGGGGGAGTCACTGTGCAGGTAAGCCCTGACCCTTCCCTGGCCCAGCCGGCTCTCTGACCCCAGTGcacagggcctgtgccctgagagaGCACGCCCTCTTTGGAGCTGGATTTGTTACGGGAAAGGGGACTAGGCCGGAAGCAggtctgcctcaggccagcctgcagtgTGTGGgctcttgactttgtgcaggaaacaGTTCATAACTCAAgaccaggtgattttgagaggatgtttgttaaagctggggacagtgaaacaaggagggccttagggtagaagaagcaacaggagactAGGTGGGTGGCTCTGGCTCTCTAGGAAcgttataggaaagaagtgagccaaggtgggctgctgtcagctcccTGGAGAGTCAGAGAGTTAGCCCAggacgagctgccgctgcccattgctcccctggttgcaagtctcgtggggacccttaaagtttaggagatgcattgggggcgggggaggggagcggctgggagggtggggggaaagctGGGACCTTTGTTTTGAGGGCTTTAAAGGCTGGGAGTTGAGAAGTCTTAGGGAGGATCCAATAGAATAATCACCAGCTTTTCCAGGTGTATCCATTTAGGGTCTTGGTTTCTATTGATTGGTCAGCGccaggcagggggtcattagttattgcagctggtcctggagTCACCAGCActagttttgctgcttttctgggcctagagctgaaatacaactgagggctagatgttatctctaaggaggaAATGTCAGGGAAAGGTATGATCAGTGATAAGCCAGAGGGAGGAAATGTCAGGGAAAGGTATGATCAGTGATAAGCCAGAGGGAGGAAGACCTCCCTGGGGGCCAGGTCCGGTgccagttttgcccattgctagggcCCCCTGGTGACCGTCTGTATCTGGCTGTGAATTGCTCCACCAATTTGTTCAGTTCTATCAGTTCCcaattccacttgccaaggaattctcctagcttcttactatcctgcctcaggttcaattccagaccTTACTTCTCAGTCCTGTACTCAGCCTGAGCACCGGCCTGGATCTCAGGACTCACATGGTCACCCTGAGTATGGATGCACCCCGCAGGGGCCCCATTCTATCACAGCCAGGCTCCGGGAGGCCTTTTATTGCTTCTCAAACATCAgccaggctgcaggctggagctgggagccaggtgagCAGCCCACGTGGCTGTCGGGCAGGGGTGAAAAGAGCCTGGGCATGGCCACGTGGAACCTGGTCCTGGTCCCAGCTCTGtacctctccctaaaaattagcACAATGGCTCCCACATATCGGGCACCTGTTGTGTCCCAGACACTTCACATCCATTTTCTCCATTCCTCATAACATGTAGGACCTAAGGACCTGTCCTTGGGCACAGAGCTAAACCAGGATCCAAGCCCACTGTCCGGCTCTGAGGCCCGAGCTCTAACTACCTCATGCTGCCCTGAGAGGAGTGTCTGGTTCCCACGAGCCACTAACACTGCTTGAGCcgctggggctggagaggggccaGTCCCGGAGGAAACAGTCAGGGAGCAGGCTGCAGGTTGGCCTCATGCTCTGGACATGTCTCTCTCAGGATGGAAAGTTCTCCTTTTCTCTGGAGTCAGTGAAGAAGCTCAAGGGCCTCCGGGAGCTCCGGGAGCCCAGCAGTGGGAGCGGAATGCAGTTTGATGGACCTGCGGTTCCCGCCCTCTGTAGCTCTACTAAATTGCCTGCAGAACTCAAGCCAGTCTGCAAGGAGCCCAACGCCAATGAGATCTTCAGGAGGCTGGGTGAGTGGCCTCCTGTCTGATGGGTGGGGCTTAGGAATTCCCTGATTGGTGGCACTTGAAGAAGAGAAGTGCTCTGATTGGTGGGATTCAGAGGCGGGGCTCTGCTCTGATGGGTGAGACTCTGATGGGTGAGTCAGAAGAAGCCCCCTGCTGTAATTAGTTCTTAGTTGTAATTGGCAAGGCTTGCGTTAGGAAGGTCTGGACTCTGACTGATGCAAGGTAGCGCTGTGTCACCGTGTAGCTCTTTTCTGGGTAGAAActctgctctgattggctggtttgAGCGGTGCCTGTCCTGGTTTGAGGCAGGAAGCCCAACTGGTCCTAGAGGACAGGCCTGGGTTTCTCCTGGGAGTTGGGTGGCAGATGTCCTAGCTCCGGCTcaaaggaggggggtgggggaggggggtgggtgttGGGGAAGAAGAGAAGCTGGTGCTCAGGGGGCCCCGTCTCTCCTGTCCAGAGGCCATCGCTGAGGACCCGAACACATGCGAGCTCTGTGCCTACGCTGCCTGTGCCGGATGCTAGGACAGCAGGGGCTCGCTGTCTTCTGTCCCTCCCCCGCAGAACGCTCCCACTCCTGGCATCTTAATCTACCCTGCCCCCCGTGGAGGACCAAGGAGAGAGCAGCCTGGGGAGACCCAGCCCCTGACGCCATCggagctgccagctgctggctgcttcTCCAACCTGCCTCTAATAAACCAGATTCCAGAGTACTCCTGGCGTTGATTTCATTCATTCCTCATCTCTCAGTCTACGCATCACCCAGCGTCATGAATGCCTACCTGCCCTCGCTCGTTCAGGGCCTTGAGTGCTAAGCGCAAGGACCCCACTCTCCCTGCACCGAGGGACCTGATTCTCCAGACCACCAGTGGAGGAAGTGGAACTTCTGCTCTTCCACGCGTCCGGGAGTCACCAACATCACTAAGCCACATATGCGCACAGGGTCACAAGGGTCCATGGCACTGGCCCCGAGCTCTAGAGTATTCAAGGTGCCTCAGGATCTGGCCCCCTCTGACCACTTCAGCGTTGCTTCCTGCCCCCACAACCTCCCCAAGTCACAGCTCTCAGCATTTCCTCTGCCCCTCTCACCACTGCAtgctcctctccccacacccctgcccaggtcccaccaggccccacccttccactcccagggcctctcctcaggagcctttccctccctcccgggAGGGGGTCTTCATGCTCCCACTCTGTCCTTGGGGCTCCCTAGGCACCTTGGCCACCCACACCCCTTGCACAGCTCTGGCCACCCTGAGGTGTAATGGCTTCTGTGCCTGGGGAAGTCTCTCTGCTCCCCAGAGCGGGTGAGGCCCACCACATGGATGGTTGCATGAGAATGTAACAGAGCAGGGAAAAGCAAGAGCCACAGGGTTCGAGTCCCAGGTCTTCCACGTGCTGTGTGATGGTAGGAAAGGAGCttttcctctctgtgtctcagtctcctcctctgtaaGACTGGGTAGCGATAgcacctgcctcccaggccagggGCAGTGCTGCatgcaaatgtgtgtgtatgCTGTATGTAAAGTTCAGGCTATATGCAAACATAACAACTCCATAAAcagcagaaacaaaaataaaccaaattaaGGGGAACCAGGGTCAAGCTGAGAATGGttcaggcagggagaggaggtgaggCATGGAGGGAGGtacagggaaggaagaaagaggaagcaacATTCTTGGGGAGAAGGGTAGAGGGGAACTGGGTGACCCAAGCAGGGTTCCCCGGGCTGCAGAATTCAGAGAATGATGTCCTaggagtcagggaaggctttgggaaggggaggggcagcaggcatTTGCATTAGCTGTTGGGATTTGCATTGGGATGGATGGAATTTCAAAGCCTGTGTGGAGATGGGGGGCAGAGGGCATCCCAGAAGGtggggtgcacacacacacacacacacagaagcaggAAGGGCCAAGGCACTGGAACGGCTCATCTGGGTGAAACCAGGGGTCCTGATTCAGTGCATGATTTCTGTTGACTATGTAGCCCCTGCAGCCTTAGTCCTTCCCTTCTAGTCattaacccccgccccccccctcccccaggcagccaGAAACAATGGCACAGCCTTCACGAAGGGTCACAAGGTATGGGTTTCTGTTAAGCTAAAGGTAATATCTTGACCTAAGTTATGTTTCAGCTCCTGTGTCCTAAGGCGGAAGGACTCCCTGGCTACTTTCCCATAAAACTGGGCAGAGGGATGCCAGAGTAGACTTCAGGGTGTGTCTGCACAACCCTGAACCCGGAACCCATGATTTGTCCTATATAATCTGTAACCTACATGTCAACGGGGAGTTTGGGCTTCTGAGCATTAGCTTCCCGTTCTCCGGGGTGGCAGCATTCACAATAAAATAGCCAATACTTCTCCACTGCAATTGTTGGTGTTCCGTGTTTGGCTCTGCTGGGTGGGCGAACTCTCTGCAGTAAGGTGGACAGGGTGGCCCGGGAGGCACATGGGCTGAGTTTGAGCCTGAGCGTGTCATTTACAAGCCGTGCACCCcgctctgagccttggtttcctccacCACAAATGGGCATAGCAGACCCTGCCTCCCAGGTTGCAGGGGCATTTGATGAGCCCTGTGGTGGAGTAGGATCATTTAATGCTCCCACCCTGGAGCCCGCTCTCCGGGtgtgagtcctggctctgcctgttCCCAGCTGTGGGACTTTGGGcaggtcacttaggctgtttcctcaggttcttcatctgtaaacgGGGGATGACAaggcaggggggagagaggagagattccACTTTTAGAGCTTTAAGAAGTGAGTTGTTTGAAAGCCTTTCTTTTTTACCCCTAAATAAAATGTGGTtgagtgaagattaaatgaggtgataCAGGAAAAGCTGTGAAAGCTCCCCCCGGCCGGGCCCATAGTGAGTACTTTGTTGATGCTGCTGTTATTGTTGTTCTTATTTCTGTGTGGATGGCTCAGCcttgtgcctggcacagaaaagACGCTTGGTCAGTGGCAGTTTCCTTCACTGCCTCCTCCCCAAGCAGGTGGGA
Coding sequences within it:
- the GUCA2A gene encoding guanylin is translated as MNTFPLAALCLLGTWAALAGGVTVQDGKFSFSLESVKKLKGLRELREPSSGSGMQFDGPAVPALCSSTKLPAELKPVCKEPNANEIFRRLEAIAEDPNTCELCAYAACAGC